A window of the Tenebrio molitor chromosome 1, icTenMoli1.1, whole genome shotgun sequence genome harbors these coding sequences:
- the wnd gene encoding mitogen-activated protein kinase kinase kinase 13-B isoform X3, with amino-acid sequence MVAGTIPQVVQDSSPDTPQPAYDLNKGWITGILGCLRPVLSIIGKGAVNEIKNIHQDDWEIPFEQITDLTYLGCGGQGIVFYGMLNNQPVAVKKVLDIKETDIRNLRKLNHPNIVKFKGVCTQSPCLSIVMEYCPYGPLFNLLKNQKKVVTTNRVVSWAKQITSGMHYLHSQKIIHRDLKSPNVLIGEEEVIKISDFGTSRTWNGVSEKMSFAGTVAWMAPEAIKEVECSEKVDIWSFGVVLWELLTCEVPYDGMEQSAIMYMVGCGKLKPPIPKTCPDGFRLIMEMCWKLNPKERPSFKLILNHLQIASVEILGKYEDSQFFETQESWKEEIKSQITQFKAQLQKHRIEYHLKEEQLIKKRETEIKHIRDIRELYDRKLEKVNQLYLELSAVLQQVEQYNRQGGRKREIQNKRRLINPFMRKMERRRSNHSTTPTSPECSLTSPDSPQTTPAKAPLFAKLNTATNNAEAVAQTNTKFRKRHYRTNSGSPRNSASKSSSCRNSCVVDAETQTDSMDLSETELSPSYDLPSSLSSKRLPQKVILHEIKNESGDETYNGNSIQLRYVNDSPESEIQVFSRVHSKTIITDIYDQEDTLNRNDNPRRESSDEDNLETIGRKVSALKNGNIFTDIQISNENGNVTTELGDVLRKSCSKTCNGQDSTEDMCNDSFTDEEGEVYNSLRRRSLARRPIYPGRRSSRNKSSLSYHQKQLNASDEGDTSEYSISPSSKSSTLESNPDRTKVTAQSLKRPNEKSNSSDSESDQNVTIVTQVSYSLNKPESVV; translated from the exons acGACTGGGAAATTCCTTTCGAACAAATTACAGACTTGACTTATTTAGGATGTGGGGGTCAAGGGATCGTCTTTTACGGCATGTTAAACAACCAACCGGTCGCCGTCAAGAAAGTTCTCGACATCAAAGAAACTGATATTAGAAacttaagaaaattaaacCACCCCAACATCGTCAAGTTCAAAGGTGTGTGCACGCAATCCCCCTGCCTTAGCATCGTAATGGAGTACTGTCCGTACGGCCCTCTTTTCAACCTactaaaaaatcagaaaaaagTCGTCACAACGAACAGGGTAGTGTCGTGGGCGAAGCAGATAACGAGTGGGATGCACTATCTGCACTCGCAGAAAATCATTCACAGAGACTTGAAGAGTCCCAA TGTTTTAATTGGGGAAGAAGAAGTGATAAAAATAAGCGATTTTGGGACGTCCAGGACTTGGAACGGTGTCAGCGAGAAGATGAGTTTCGCCGGTACCGTCGCCTGGATGGCTCCGGAGGCCATCAAAGAGGTGGAATGTTCCGAAAAAGTCGACATTTGGTCTTTCGGCGTGGTTCTTTGGGAGTTGCTGACGTGTGAAGTTCCGTACGACGGCATGGAGCAGAGCGCCATCATGTACATGGTCGGATGTGGTAAGCTGAAACCTCCAATCCCCAAGACGTGTCCGGACGGGTTCAGGCTGATAATGGAGATGTGCTGGAAGCTCAACCCCAAAGAGCGACCGTCGTTCAAGCTTATCCTGAACCATTTGCAAATTGCATCAGTCGAG ATTCTCGGAAAATACGAAGATTCGCAGTTCTTTGAAACGCAAGAAAGCTGGAAGGAAGAGATCAAATCCCAGATAACGCAGTTCAAGGCGCAGCTGCAAAAACACAGAATCGAATACCATCTAAAAGAGGAACAGCTGATAAAGAAGCGCGAAACAGAGATCAAGCACATCCGCGACATAAGGGAGTTGTACGACCGTAAACTCGAGAAAGTAAATCAGCTGTACCTGGAACTGTCTGCTGTTTTACAGCAAGTCGAGCAATATAACAGACAAGGCGGTCGTAAACgggaaatacaaaataaaaggcGCCTGATCAACCCCTTCATGAGGAAAATGGAGCGCCGACGCAGCAACCACAGCACCACCCCCACCAGCCCCGAGTGCAGCCTCACCAGCCCCGACAGCCCCCAGACG ACACCGGCGAAAGCGCCGCTCTTTGCCAAACTGAACACGGCCACCAACAACGCCGAGGCCGTCGCACAAACCAACACCAAGTTCCGCAAGAGGCACTACAGGACGAACTCCGGATCGCCTCGCAACTCCGCCTCGAAGAGTTCGTCCTGTCGGAATTCGTGCGTGGTGGACGCGGAGACGCAAACCGACTCGATGGATCTCAGCGAAACGGAACTCAGCCCCAGTTATGACCTGCCCTCGAGTCTGTCGTCGAAGAGGTTGCCCCAAAAGGTGATCCTTCACGAAATCAAGAACGAGTCTGGCGATGAGACTTACAACGGGAACTCGATCCAGTTGCGTTACGTAAATGACAGTCCAGAGTCAG AAATTCAAGTATTCAGTCGAGTGCATTCCAAGACAATTATAACGGATATTTACGACCAAGAGGACACTCTGAACAGAAACGACAACCCGCGTAGGGAATCCAGTGACGAGGACAATCTGGAAACCATCGGTAGGAAAGTCTCGGCCTTGAAGAACGGCAACATTTTCACGGATATTCAAATATCTAACGAAAATGGTAATGTCACGACTGAACTCGGAGATGTGCTGAGGAAGAGTTGCTCGAAGACGTGCAACGGACAAGATAGCACCGAAGATATGTGTAATGACAGCTTCACCGACGAGGAGGGAGAAGTTTACAACTCCCTGCGAAGACGGAG CTTGGCAAGGCGTCCGATCTACCCGGGACGTCGCTCAAGTCGGAACAAGTCCAGCTTGAGTTATCATCAGAAACAACTGAACGCTTCAGACGAAGGTGATACCTCAGAATACTCAATTTCACCGTCCAGCAAGAGTTCAACACTTGAATCGAACCCAGACAGAACGAAGGTAACGGCCCAATCCCTCAAACGTCCCAACGAGAAGTCAAATTCTTCTGATAGTGAGTCAGATCAAAACGTAACAATCGTTACTCAAGTATCCTACAGTTTAAACAAGCCAGAGAGTGTAGTCTGA